TGAAACTGCCATTCCATGCCCAATACTATTTTCAGCTTGAATACACAACGATATCCATGTGGCCAGACTTTCTCTTCAACTACTGTCAATCATTGTTCAATGAAGTGTTTCTCCATTTTAATGTCTGATTCACTGTTCCAAACAGTTGGAAACTACTTTGCATTAGTTTGAGATCCATCTGCCGAAGAATAATCACCCCGTTTCCTCAAACAACTGTCCTTGTAGTCAACCGAATCAGCAACTATGTAGGACTTTCCAGCACAGCGAAGTGAAAATGAACCATCTGCACAGGTAAAATGTAGAAAAGGATGCTCGGTTAACCCAAACTTCATAATGAAGCATGTTGAAAATGAAGTGTTTCACAAAGAATGTTCACTTTGATTTCCCTGAACAAGGAACTCAGGTTGCAGCCCGCCCAATAATGCAGTGGGCATGATTCAGCTTTGTCATCATCAAGACAAGCAAATCAACGAGAAGGTAAAATCTCTTCGCCTCATATGTGCTATGGTGAAAAAAGATGACTGAACAGCAAGACTAGCCTTTCCAATTCTAATTGCTGATGGACAAATTTTCTTTCATCAAGGCGGCAAGAGATGTACTTACAAACGACAATTGATCAATACTGAAAACACAATACTTAATCCTGATTAAGAAAATATAACGTATCCAACAAAGACTTGTAACTCTTCTCATGCATAAACCTATCCCTCTTCTTAaattcttcaagaacttcaaatgCATAATCTCCTTTCCCTTCCCTACACAATTCTTCCAACACGGTTTTATAAGTAAGATGATCAGGTGACAACGAATTATCCAACATATCAAACACCACCTCAGTAGCATCCTCAAAGCGACGCTCCAAAGCAAGACTACAAACCAATATCATATAAACAGATCCTTTCGGAACAAACCCTTTATTCCTCATTTCCTTAAAAAATTCAAGCCCTTGATTCACTCTCCCCTTCTCGCACAACCCTTTCGCTATATAACCATAAGTAAACGCATCAGGCACACATCCATACAATCCCATTTCACGAAAAACACGAATAGCCTCATCAACCTCCAAACACTTGGAATAAGCCTTGATTATCATATTCAATGCAAATGTATCTGGAATCACCCCGAAAGACTTCATTTGCTTCGATAACGATCGAACCGAATGTAAATACACATAACAAACATGTAACTTATTAAATTTACTCAAAAGAGCATTCAACAACAAGTTATAAGTATCTAGTGTCGGCTTAGCATCTTCACACTTTgtcatttttttgtatatatcaaATGCACGGTTAAATAAGAATTTACGACCGCAGCAAAATTTGATCATGGAATTATACAGAGGGAGACTCGGCGGGCAGGCGCCGGCGAGAACTTCCTCAACTAGAGTCTCCGCGACGCGATAACGCTTACTTGACACTGCAATGTTGATCATGGTTAGGTAAGTTACGTGGTTGTGCTTGTAGCTCCGTTGTTGGCCTGTCCATCGGAAGATATCGATAGCGAGGTCCGGGTCGGTTTGGGCTTTCAAAGCTTCGTTTACGTCAGCTGGTGTGAACCCGGGTTTGAGATTGTTGATCCATGATTCGAATTGTTGCTCTAGTGGAGTTCGGGTTCGGGTTCGGGTTAGAGGGCTCGGCTCTGGGAGTGGGAGTTCATCGGAGAATGGAGGCGGAGATGGGAGGGGTTTGGGGTGGTGATCGGCGGCGGAGGAGGTGGAGATACCGCGGAGAGATAGTGAAGAGAAGAGAGAGGAGAT
The Capsicum annuum cultivar UCD-10X-F1 chromosome 6, UCD10Xv1.1, whole genome shotgun sequence DNA segment above includes these coding regions:
- the LOC107875358 gene encoding pentatricopeptide repeat-containing protein At3g25210, mitochondrial; this translates as MRATVHRPIISSLFSSLSLRGISTSSAADHHPKPLPSPPPFSDELPLPEPSPLTRTRTRTPLEQQFESWINNLKPGFTPADVNEALKAQTDPDLAIDIFRWTGQQRSYKHNHVTYLTMINIAVSSKRYRVAETLVEEVLAGACPPSLPLYNSMIKFCCGRKFLFNRAFDIYKKMTKCEDAKPTLDTYNLLLNALLSKFNKLHVCYVYLHSVRSLSKQMKSFGVIPDTFALNMIIKAYSKCLEVDEAIRVFREMGLYGCVPDAFTYGYIAKGLCEKGRVNQGLEFFKEMRNKGFVPKGSVYMILVCSLALERRFEDATEVVFDMLDNSLSPDHLTYKTVLEELCREGKGDYAFEVLEEFKKRDRFMHEKSYKSLLDTLYFLNQD